In Nomascus leucogenys isolate Asia chromosome 25, Asia_NLE_v1, whole genome shotgun sequence, a single genomic region encodes these proteins:
- the LOC101176172 gene encoding keratin-associated protein 10-12: protein MAASTTSICSSDLSYGSCICLPGSCDSCSDSWQVNDCPESCCEPPCCAPSCCAPAPCLTLVCTPGSCVSSPCCQAACEPSPCQSGCTSSCTPSCCQQSSCQPACCTSSPCQQACCVPVCCKTVCCKPVCCVPVCCGASSCCQQSSCQPACCTSSPCQQSCRVPVCRKPICCVPVCSGASSLCCQQSSCQPTCCTTSCCRPLSSVSLLCRPVCRPACRVPVPSCCAPTSSCQPSFGCLASCGSFLCRPTCSPMAC from the coding sequence ATGGCCGCATCCACCACGTCCATCTGCTCCAGCGACCTGAGCTATGGCAGCTGCATCTGCCTTCCTGGTTCCTGTGACTCTTGCTCCGACTCCTGGCAGGTGAATGACTGCCCAGAGAGCTGCTGTGAGCCCCCCTGCTGCGCCCCCAGCTGCTGCGCCCCGGCCCCCTGCCTGACCCTGGTCTGCACCCCAGGGAGCTGTGTGTCCAGCCCCTGCTGCCAGGCGGCCTGTGAGCCCAGCCCCTGCCAATCAGGCTGCACCAGCTCCTGCACACCCTCATGCTGCCAGCAGTCTAGCTGCCAGCCGGCTTGCTGCACCTCCTCCCCCTGCCAGCAGGCCTGCTGCGTGCCTGTCTGCTGCAAGACTGTCTGCTGCAAGCCTGTGTGCTGTGTGCCCGTCTGCTGTGGGGCTTCTTCATGCTGCCAGCAGTCTAGCTGCCAGCCAGCTTGCTGCACCTCCTCCCCGTGTCAACAGTCCTGCCGTGTGCCCGTCTGCCGCAAGCCCATCTGCTGTGTGCCTGTCTGCTCTGGGGCTTCCTCTCTGTGCTGCCAGCAGTCTAGCTGCCAGCCAACTTGCTGCACCACCTCCTGCTGCAGACCCTTGTCCTCCGTGTCCCTCCTCTGCCGCCCCGTGTGCAGGCCTGCCTGCCGCGTGCCCGTCCCCTCCTGCTGtgcccccacctcctcctgccaGCCAAGCTTCGGCTGCCTGGCCTCCTGTGGGTCCTTCCTCTGCCGCCCCACATGTTCCCCCATGGCCTGCTGA